From the Nodularia sp. NIES-3585 genome, one window contains:
- a CDS encoding DUF3177 family protein, which produces MNEVWFRQFVWIDYRLALLFLVFMPLILLIWAFVQKAEAMQRLLTIYWRVSSLLAITIYLMIAQYPVSFISGWMARILIPISLWFWVDLNDEIDYHANTPLKLILTSWRWGITVYSILGAIALIPFVGCAVSETAIKTPYCQVWLEAPLLFKQYFHYNSTPTFLGFLGIVSLVIYLVCLTYFVLVKLGKQGRSATQQ; this is translated from the coding sequence ATGAATGAAGTTTGGTTTCGCCAGTTTGTCTGGATTGACTATCGACTGGCATTGTTATTTTTAGTATTTATGCCGCTAATTCTGCTAATTTGGGCATTTGTACAAAAAGCGGAAGCCATGCAACGCCTGTTAACCATTTACTGGCGAGTATCCAGTCTGCTAGCCATCACGATTTATTTAATGATTGCTCAGTATCCAGTTAGCTTTATCTCCGGCTGGATGGCGCGAATTCTGATCCCCATTTCCCTGTGGTTCTGGGTGGATCTCAATGATGAAATTGATTATCACGCAAATACCCCTTTAAAGCTGATTTTGACCTCTTGGCGCTGGGGTATCACTGTTTATTCTATTCTGGGTGCGATCGCACTTATTCCCTTTGTGGGGTGTGCTGTCTCAGAAACCGCAATCAAAACTCCTTATTGTCAAGTTTGGTTGGAAGCACCCTTACTCTTTAAACAATATTTCCATTACAACAGCACACCTACTTTTCTAGGCTTTTTGGGCATTGTCAGTTTAGTAATTTATCTAGTATGCTTGACCTACTTTGTCCTCGTTAAGCTGGGTAAACAGGGACGTTCAGCTACACAACAGTAA
- a CDS encoding Calvin cycle protein CP12 has protein sequence MSDIQEKIQETIETEVEQARNVCDASGNNSAECAAAWDAVEELQAEASHQRSKKPKNSLEQYCDDNPEAAECRVYED, from the coding sequence ATGAGCGACATCCAAGAAAAAATCCAAGAAACAATCGAAACAGAAGTAGAACAAGCTCGTAATGTCTGTGACGCTTCAGGGAATAACTCTGCTGAATGTGCCGCAGCTTGGGATGCAGTGGAAGAACTACAAGCTGAAGCCTCCCACCAACGTAGCAAGAAGCCCAAAAATTCCCTGGAACAGTACTGTGACGATAACCCAGAAGCTGCTGAGTGCCGGGTTTACGAAGACTAG
- a CDS encoding FIST N-terminal domain-containing protein, giving the protein MADQMQWANALSTRPSLEAAVTDVVQQAVSSLTVPPDLGLVFISSAFASEFSRLLPLLAEQLSVPILIGCSGGGVIGTTATGEPQELEAQPAISLTLGHLPSVNMQVFHVLAEELPDLDSSPDAWIDVIGVEPSPAPQFILLSSAFSSRINDLLQGLDFAYPGSVIIGGQASSGGASSQISLFCHDAAGELHQRLYREGTVGLALSGNIVLETIVAQGCRPIGQPMQVTKAERNIILELDEKVPLVVLRDLIGGLSEQDRMLAQHSLFVGIVMDQFKLSLQQGDFLIRSILGVDPSAGAIAIGDIARPGQRLQFQLRDAEASAEDLELLLERYQNQQLSQPSAAAALMFSCVGRGQGLYGKPNFDSELFRRYIHDIPLGGFFCNGEIGPVSGSTFVHGYTSVFGICRQLSAE; this is encoded by the coding sequence ATGGCAGACCAAATGCAGTGGGCAAATGCCCTATCAACCCGTCCTTCTTTAGAAGCAGCTGTTACAGATGTAGTACAACAGGCTGTCTCGTCGTTAACAGTACCTCCTGATTTAGGGCTGGTATTCATTTCCTCTGCTTTTGCGAGTGAGTTTTCCCGGCTTTTACCTTTGCTGGCTGAACAACTTTCAGTACCTATATTGATTGGCTGTAGTGGCGGTGGTGTAATTGGTACTACAGCCACAGGAGAACCTCAAGAATTAGAGGCACAACCCGCTATCAGCCTCACATTGGGGCATTTGCCGAGTGTGAATATGCAAGTTTTTCATGTTCTGGCAGAAGAATTACCTGATTTGGATAGTTCACCAGATGCTTGGATAGATGTGATTGGTGTGGAACCATCTCCTGCGCCCCAGTTCATTTTGCTGTCTAGTGCCTTTTCTTCGAGAATCAATGATTTATTGCAAGGGCTAGATTTTGCCTACCCTGGCTCGGTAATTATCGGGGGACAGGCTAGTTCTGGGGGTGCAAGTAGTCAGATATCTCTGTTTTGTCATGATGCCGCCGGCGAACTGCACCAACGCTTGTATCGTGAGGGAACGGTGGGCTTGGCGTTAAGTGGCAATATTGTTTTAGAAACTATTGTGGCTCAAGGGTGCAGACCCATCGGCCAGCCGATGCAAGTCACAAAAGCTGAACGTAATATCATTCTGGAACTAGATGAAAAAGTGCCGCTAGTGGTGTTGCGAGATTTGATTGGTGGACTGAGTGAACAAGACCGGATGCTGGCACAGCACTCTTTGTTTGTCGGCATAGTCATGGATCAATTTAAGCTTTCTTTACAGCAGGGAGATTTTTTAATTCGCAGCATCTTGGGGGTAGATCCATCTGCTGGGGCGATCGCTATTGGAGATATTGCCCGTCCGGGTCAACGCCTACAATTCCAACTACGTGATGCAGAAGCCTCGGCAGAAGACCTGGAATTGCTTCTAGAACGTTATCAAAACCAACAACTTTCCCAACCCTCGGCGGCGGCGGCTTTGATGTTTTCCTGTGTGGGTCGTGGTCAAGGTCTTTACGGCAAGCCCAATTTTGATTCAGAGTTATTTAGGCGTTACATTCACGATATCCCCCTAGGTGGCTTTTTCTGTAATGGAGAAATCGGCCCCGTTAGTGGTAGCACATTTGTACACGGCTATACTTCGGTTTTTGGCATTTGCCGCCAACTCAGTGCAGAGTGA
- a CDS encoding metallophosphoesterase, translating to MAPNFRFAVVSDLHIALPHTIWDHPSRFHLVEVSIPAFESAIEHLTQLNLDFLLLPGDLTQHSEPENHLWLQQRLAKLPFPTYVVPGNHDVPVVMANEQSIGFADFPHYYRKFGYENPQQLYYTHQLLPGVRLIGLNSNYFNQDGEQVGRVDTQQLKWLEEVLAAAENELVLVMIHHNVVEHLPEQSRHPIGKRYMLENSPQLLKILRRYGVKLVFTGHLHIQDVACSEGVYDITTGSLISYPHPYRVFEFQQDNYGREWLQILSHRVAKVPDFPNLQHFSREWMGDRSFPFLIKLLTQHPLNLPLAEAEKLAPSLRDFWANIADGDAVLDYPQFPPAVRRHIQTYGAIASGIPTLIDNNSSLLLGTGEWGVGSGE from the coding sequence ATGGCTCCAAATTTTCGCTTTGCCGTAGTTAGCGACCTACATATTGCCCTTCCCCATACTATCTGGGATCATCCTAGCCGATTTCATTTAGTGGAGGTGAGTATACCAGCTTTTGAAAGTGCAATAGAACATTTAACACAACTTAATTTAGATTTTCTCTTGCTTCCAGGAGACTTAACTCAGCACAGTGAACCCGAAAATCATCTCTGGTTACAACAAAGATTAGCCAAGCTACCTTTTCCCACCTATGTTGTTCCTGGTAATCATGACGTTCCTGTGGTCATGGCAAATGAGCAATCAATTGGTTTTGCCGATTTTCCCCACTATTACCGCAAGTTTGGTTACGAAAATCCTCAGCAACTTTACTATACACATCAATTGCTGCCTGGAGTTCGGCTAATTGGCCTGAATTCTAACTATTTTAATCAAGATGGTGAGCAAGTAGGGCGTGTAGATACTCAACAACTCAAATGGTTAGAAGAGGTGCTAGCAGCCGCAGAGAATGAATTAGTTCTGGTAATGATACATCACAATGTCGTTGAGCATCTGCCGGAACAATCGCGCCATCCCATAGGTAAGCGCTATATGTTAGAAAATTCTCCCCAACTCTTAAAAATCCTCCGCCGTTATGGAGTCAAGCTGGTATTTACAGGACATTTACATATTCAAGATGTTGCTTGCTCAGAAGGCGTTTATGACATCACAACTGGTTCTTTAATTAGTTATCCTCACCCTTATCGTGTTTTCGAGTTTCAACAGGATAACTACGGTCGAGAGTGGTTGCAAATTTTGTCACATCGTGTAGCAAAAGTACCTGATTTTCCCAACCTGCAACATTTCTCGCGCGAATGGATGGGCGATCGCTCTTTCCCCTTCCTGATTAAACTCTTAACTCAGCACCCGTTAAACTTACCATTGGCAGAGGCAGAAAAATTAGCTCCTAGTCTACGGGACTTTTGGGCAAACATTGCCGATGGGGATGCCGTTTTAGACTATCCCCAGTTTCCCCCAGCCGTGCGTCGCCATATTCAGACCTATGGTGCGATCGCCAGTGGTATTCCTACCCTCATTGATAACAACAGCAGCCTTTTGTTAGGGACTGGGGAGTGGGGAGTGGGGAGTGGGGAGTAG
- a CDS encoding DUF1963 domain-containing protein, which yields MEVIYLELSDGQSHKFYEVTINNAEATIRYGRIGTQGQTSSQTYDTPEKAQTEATKKINEKLKKGYVQATLIENPQFLRDLPRKFSPLKKFIEENLKPYIKITAGEQVGEMNTLSYVNANGDPLTLWQSKIGGNPYFPKDMAYPIDRIDGLAMPLLIQINCADVPQIAGFDFPQQGILQFYLGFEPADASSNPDKYRVLYFPEISEDENDLITDFSFIDNDYTIRDFYGEVYPLSFSVSHDFFWESRYGENIEIPEEFPELSQAFNEWIYDYNYEHHTGMRGDKLGGYVNFCSEVNHLKEEIKGRLLLEFYHPFNSDHSFYFFIENAQLKNRDFSEIEFYFDCM from the coding sequence ATGGAAGTGATTTATCTCGAATTATCAGATGGTCAATCTCATAAATTTTATGAAGTGACCATTAATAACGCAGAAGCTACCATTCGTTATGGTCGCATTGGCACTCAAGGGCAAACCTCTAGCCAGACTTACGACACACCAGAAAAAGCCCAAACAGAGGCTACAAAAAAAATTAATGAAAAGTTGAAGAAGGGCTATGTACAAGCAACCTTGATAGAGAATCCTCAATTTCTGCGTGATTTGCCTCGTAAGTTTAGTCCATTAAAAAAGTTTATTGAGGAAAACTTAAAACCTTATATCAAAATAACCGCAGGGGAACAAGTTGGAGAGATGAATACACTTTCCTATGTCAATGCGAATGGAGATCCTCTAACTCTTTGGCAAAGTAAAATTGGCGGTAATCCTTATTTTCCTAAAGATATGGCATATCCTATTGACCGCATAGATGGTCTAGCAATGCCGCTTTTGATTCAAATTAATTGTGCCGATGTGCCGCAGATTGCCGGATTTGATTTTCCGCAACAAGGAATTTTGCAGTTTTATCTAGGTTTTGAACCTGCTGATGCTTCATCTAATCCTGATAAATATAGGGTGCTTTATTTTCCAGAGATTTCTGAAGATGAAAATGATTTAATAACTGATTTTAGCTTCATAGACAATGACTACACAATTCGAGATTTTTATGGTGAAGTTTACCCTTTAAGCTTTTCAGTCAGCCACGATTTTTTTTGGGAATCTCGCTATGGAGAAAATATTGAAATTCCTGAAGAATTCCCAGAACTTAGTCAAGCATTTAATGAATGGATTTATGACTATAACTATGAGCATCATACGGGAATGCGAGGAGACAAGCTAGGGGGATATGTAAATTTTTGTTCTGAGGTTAATCACCTTAAAGAAGAGATAAAGGGAAGGTTACTCTTGGAATTTTATCATCCTTTTAATAGTGATCATTCCTTCTACTTTTTTATCGAAAATGCTCAGTTGAAAAACCGGGATTTTAGTGAAATCGAATTTTACTTTGACTGTATGTAA
- the trmB gene encoding tRNA (guanosine(46)-N7)-methyltransferase TrmB — translation MAVVRVRQHVNPLAKKYQTPANALEWEKVYPQPNQPLHLDIGCAKGRFLLQMAQIETNWNFLGLEIREPLVVEANQFRCELGLTNLHYLFCNVNNSLRSLLSSLPPGTLQRVSIQFPDPWFKNRHAKRRVVQPELVAELAGYLAVGGVVFLQSDIEFVAVEMRDRFAENPAFERLGTEEWLTENPLPVATEREIGTQNKGEPVYRAIFVKKTSAP, via the coding sequence TTGGCAGTAGTCCGAGTCCGCCAACACGTAAACCCACTGGCGAAAAAGTATCAAACGCCAGCAAATGCCCTAGAATGGGAAAAAGTTTATCCACAGCCAAACCAACCACTACATCTAGATATTGGCTGCGCTAAGGGCAGGTTTTTGTTGCAAATGGCGCAGATAGAAACCAACTGGAATTTTCTGGGTTTGGAAATTCGGGAACCGTTGGTAGTGGAGGCGAATCAGTTCCGCTGCGAGTTGGGTTTAACAAATCTGCATTATTTATTTTGCAATGTGAATAACTCATTGCGATCGCTGTTATCTTCTCTACCTCCAGGGACTTTACAGCGTGTAAGCATTCAATTTCCCGATCCTTGGTTTAAAAACCGCCATGCTAAACGTCGGGTAGTTCAGCCGGAATTAGTGGCAGAATTAGCTGGTTATCTGGCGGTTGGGGGAGTTGTGTTTCTGCAATCGGATATTGAGTTTGTCGCTGTAGAAATGCGCGATCGCTTTGCGGAAAATCCCGCTTTTGAGCGACTAGGTACAGAAGAATGGTTAACAGAAAACCCCCTACCAGTGGCTACAGAACGGGAAATAGGGACTCAAAACAAAGGTGAACCTGTGTATCGGGCTATTTTTGTCAAAAAAACTTCAGCACCTTAA
- a CDS encoding folate-binding protein YgfZ — translation MPTSAIDAKDAAAIQAATEGVAVCDRSHWGRIRVSDDDRLRFLHNQSTNDFQSLKPGQGCDTVMVSSTARTIDLVSAYILEDAVLLLTSPSRRQALFQWLDRYIFYADKVQLQDVTDETSTFSLIGAKSDAIVEKLGASAIIGQPYGSHLLVDGVMVAVGSGLAEPGYTLILPSAEKEQIWQKILELGAVELSDRAWDMLRILQGRPAPDAELTDDYNPLEVGLWQTISFNKGCYIGQETIARLNTYKGVKQYLWGIRLNAPVESGSTITVGDEKVGKLTSYTETANGHFGLGYIRSKAGGVGLKVQVGEAEGEVVEIPFVSHEYPQ, via the coding sequence ATGCCAACATCTGCAATTGACGCTAAAGACGCAGCAGCTATCCAAGCCGCAACAGAAGGGGTTGCTGTATGCGATCGCTCTCATTGGGGACGCATCCGTGTTTCTGATGATGACCGTCTGCGGTTTTTACACAATCAAAGCACTAACGATTTTCAAAGTCTCAAGCCAGGACAGGGCTGTGATACCGTGATGGTGTCATCCACCGCTCGCACCATTGACTTAGTGAGTGCCTACATTCTAGAAGATGCAGTGCTGTTGCTGACTTCCCCTAGCCGTCGTCAAGCTCTGTTTCAATGGCTGGATCGTTACATCTTTTATGCTGATAAAGTACAATTGCAAGATGTCACAGATGAAACATCAACCTTTAGCCTCATCGGCGCAAAAAGTGATGCCATTGTGGAAAAGCTGGGGGCTAGCGCAATTATCGGTCAGCCTTATGGTAGTCATCTCTTAGTTGATGGGGTAATGGTGGCTGTGGGTAGCGGTTTGGCTGAACCTGGATATACGCTGATTTTGCCATCTGCCGAAAAAGAGCAAATCTGGCAAAAGATTTTAGAATTAGGTGCAGTAGAATTGAGCGATCGCGCCTGGGATATGTTACGTATTTTACAAGGACGACCAGCACCAGATGCAGAACTGACAGATGATTACAATCCCTTAGAAGTCGGTTTATGGCAAACAATTTCTTTTAATAAAGGTTGCTACATCGGTCAAGAAACCATCGCTCGGTTAAATACATATAAAGGCGTAAAACAGTACCTCTGGGGTATCCGCCTGAATGCACCAGTAGAATCTGGTAGTACAATTACAGTTGGGGATGAAAAAGTTGGTAAGCTCACCAGTTATACTGAAACTGCTAACGGTCATTTTGGACTAGGTTATATTCGCAGCAAAGCGGGTGGAGTTGGTTTAAAAGTTCAAGTAGGAGAAGCAGAAGGAGAAGTAGTAGAAATACCATTTGTTTCTCACGAATACCCACAATAA
- a CDS encoding glycoside hydrolase family 15 protein, with product MKTVTELPARLEHYYQQIKTIILARQNPITGLLPASTAITAHGDYTDAWVRDNVYSILGVWGLALAYRKIDEDKGRTYELEHSVTKLMRGLLFAMLRQSHKVEQFKHTQSPLDGLHAKYNTSTADIVVGDDEWGHLQIDATSLFLLMLAQMTASGLQIIYTLDEVNFVQNLVYYIGRAYRTPDYGIWERGNKINHGSAELNGSSVGMAKAALEAINGLDLFGVRGSQASVIHVLPDEIARARITLESLLPRESASKEIDAALLSIISYPAFAIEDVPLRDRTFNDIVHKLQGKYGCKRFLRDGHQTVLEDGQRLHYEPGELKQFEHLECEWPLFFTYLYLDGLFRGDSQQIKDYQERLQSLLIERDGVGLLPELYYVPVENVEAERLTPQSQTRLPNENIPLVWAQSLYFLGQLLNENLLAVGDIDPLGRHLCVAKNREALVQIALIAEDEDLQKKLAVYGIETQTPKQVEPIQVRKAGELSTIYTQIGRNDKLGLTGRPVRRLRSLTTSRFFRIHGETIVFLPSFLDSQQFYLTLDYHFLLDQIRSELAYIQDYWIDLGRPTLTLMLTHTMLEIGSEALLELMQELKDGVCNGVQVKLGRLNQLMLTAKMQRIDFLQDADFSQSPMQNAGLRCYYLANHPGGNWRLGHTQEFQMECETNLGLLLSSLRSSENIYEQIELLQTLIRLQGLNFDTGFGGPQRPVTADDLLDEVYTKAGDLGIWAVVRRAAGLRQMVDISLSDTVTSILVRGKQIAVGRAYSQSSLISVPMPHREITEKINHFCREDIRDRVLTQEIIIYLGVLMRSEPELFQGLLTLRVGYLILLITSELAQELGVTQDEAYEHLMELSPFEVKMRLHQVLTGYTGISKLLRQQESLHVKQKETDIAWVVLPTEKEESTVPPGGWRRFRQAEGALNRVPKDFFQQVWLLMKHCKGIVIGDKLERRNRLDSELMLSEMTAGEKNFALRIEHLLNKIEAPEYRKVNIEALMELATIVANNPSLQIEEYIVLDVLIGHAVRLAWLEQHPERGDRYDEDKASAWRTFYNTSPQDCVNYILKAFRFLTEFVQEI from the coding sequence ATGAAAACAGTCACCGAATTGCCAGCTCGATTGGAACATTACTACCAGCAAATCAAGACAATTATTCTAGCGCGTCAAAATCCCATTACTGGTTTGCTTCCTGCGAGTACAGCAATAACCGCCCACGGTGATTATACAGATGCTTGGGTAAGAGATAATGTTTACAGTATTTTGGGAGTTTGGGGTTTAGCACTTGCATACCGCAAAATTGACGAAGACAAGGGACGCACCTATGAATTAGAGCATAGTGTCACCAAGTTGATGCGAGGGCTACTATTTGCGATGTTGCGTCAATCCCATAAAGTGGAGCAATTTAAACATACTCAGTCACCCCTGGATGGGTTACACGCCAAATACAACACCTCTACCGCCGATATTGTAGTGGGTGATGATGAATGGGGACATTTACAAATTGATGCCACATCTCTATTTTTACTGATGCTGGCACAAATGACTGCTTCAGGATTGCAAATTATTTATACCCTGGATGAAGTAAACTTTGTGCAGAACTTGGTTTACTACATTGGCCGCGCTTACCGCACACCAGATTACGGCATTTGGGAACGAGGTAATAAAATTAATCATGGTAGTGCAGAGTTAAATGGTAGTTCAGTCGGTATGGCTAAAGCCGCCTTAGAAGCTATCAATGGACTAGATTTGTTTGGTGTGCGTGGTAGTCAAGCCTCAGTAATTCATGTGCTACCAGATGAAATCGCCCGCGCCCGAATTACATTGGAATCTTTGTTACCGAGAGAATCGGCTTCTAAAGAAATTGATGCGGCACTGTTGAGTATTATTAGTTATCCAGCTTTTGCTATTGAAGATGTGCCACTGCGCGATCGCACATTTAATGATATTGTGCATAAACTTCAGGGAAAATACGGTTGCAAACGCTTTTTGCGTGATGGACACCAAACAGTTTTGGAAGATGGACAACGGTTACATTACGAACCTGGGGAACTGAAGCAATTCGAGCATCTTGAATGTGAATGGCCTTTATTTTTCACTTATTTATATTTAGATGGGTTATTTCGCGGTGACAGCCAGCAAATTAAAGATTACCAAGAACGTTTGCAGTCATTACTGATTGAACGTGATGGAGTGGGTTTATTACCAGAACTTTATTATGTCCCAGTTGAAAACGTAGAAGCTGAAAGGTTAACTCCCCAAAGTCAAACTCGGTTACCTAACGAAAATATCCCCTTAGTATGGGCGCAAAGTTTATATTTTCTCGGTCAGCTACTAAATGAAAACTTACTAGCTGTTGGGGATATTGACCCACTAGGAAGGCATTTGTGTGTAGCTAAAAACCGTGAGGCTTTGGTACAAATTGCTTTGATAGCTGAGGATGAAGATTTACAAAAAAAACTAGCAGTTTATGGAATTGAAACTCAAACCCCCAAACAAGTAGAACCGATTCAAGTCAGAAAAGCTGGCGAACTTTCCACGATTTATACTCAAATTGGGCGTAACGATAAACTCGGTTTAACAGGTCGTCCAGTGCGGCGGTTGCGGAGTTTAACCACATCTCGATTTTTTCGGATTCACGGTGAGACAATTGTATTTTTACCTTCGTTTTTGGATTCCCAACAGTTTTACTTAACCCTTGATTACCACTTTCTCCTAGATCAAATCAGAAGTGAACTGGCTTATATTCAAGATTATTGGATTGATTTGGGTCGTCCTACCCTGACTTTAATGTTAACCCATACCATGTTAGAAATCGGTTCTGAGGCTTTATTAGAACTGATGCAAGAACTTAAAGATGGTGTCTGTAATGGTGTACAGGTAAAATTGGGACGATTAAATCAATTGATGCTGACAGCCAAAATGCAAAGGATTGATTTTCTCCAAGATGCCGACTTCTCCCAATCGCCGATGCAAAACGCCGGGCTGCGTTGTTATTACTTAGCTAACCATCCTGGGGGAAATTGGCGTTTAGGACATACTCAAGAATTCCAGATGGAATGCGAAACTAACTTGGGATTGTTGCTTTCTTCTTTGCGTTCATCGGAAAATATCTATGAACAAATTGAGTTATTACAAACTTTAATTCGCTTGCAGGGGCTAAATTTTGATACAGGTTTTGGTGGTCCACAACGTCCTGTGACAGCAGATGATTTACTAGATGAAGTCTACACCAAAGCGGGAGATTTAGGCATTTGGGCGGTGGTACGTCGGGCGGCTGGATTAAGGCAAATGGTTGATATCAGCTTGTCAGATACGGTCACGAGTATTTTGGTCAGGGGTAAGCAAATTGCTGTCGGTAGAGCTTACAGTCAGTCATCACTAATTTCTGTGCCTATGCCCCACCGAGAAATTACTGAGAAAATTAATCATTTTTGTCGTGAAGATATCCGCGATCGCGTCCTCACACAAGAGATTATTATATATCTTGGGGTCTTAATGCGATCAGAACCCGAACTGTTTCAAGGACTGCTAACTCTGAGAGTTGGCTATCTGATTTTGTTAATTACCAGTGAACTAGCCCAAGAGTTGGGTGTGACTCAAGATGAAGCCTATGAACATTTGATGGAACTGTCACCCTTTGAAGTAAAAATGCGCTTGCATCAAGTATTAACAGGTTACACAGGTATAAGTAAATTATTACGCCAACAGGAATCACTGCACGTTAAGCAAAAAGAAACTGATATTGCTTGGGTAGTGCTACCCACCGAAAAAGAAGAAAGCACAGTTCCCCCAGGAGGCTGGCGGAGATTTCGCCAAGCAGAAGGAGCGCTAAACCGAGTCCCCAAAGACTTCTTCCAGCAAGTTTGGCTATTAATGAAACATTGTAAAGGGATTGTAATTGGCGATAAACTAGAGCGCCGTAATCGTCTAGATAGTGAGTTGATGTTATCAGAAATGACCGCTGGCGAAAAAAACTTTGCCCTGAGAATCGAGCATTTACTGAATAAAATCGAAGCACCCGAATACCGTAAGGTGAATATAGAAGCCTTAATGGAATTAGCAACAATTGTGGCTAATAATCCCAGCTTACAAATTGAAGAATATATAGTATTAGACGTATTAATTGGCCATGCAGTCAGATTAGCATGGTTAGAACAGCATCCCGAAAGAGGCGATCGCTATGACGAAGATAAAGCCTCAGCCTGGCGAACCTTTTATAATACCTCACCTCAAGATTGCGTAAATTATATCTTGAAAGCCTTTAGATTCTTAACAGAATTTGTCCAAGAGATTTAA
- a CDS encoding YkvA family protein, with product MKFSIQLLYTWYRNLLRNPMYRWWVILGTLVYILSPIDIAPDFIPILGQIDDVLLLSVLFSEVSALALGAWKAGRGSEEPSSETVDVDAVSVE from the coding sequence ATGAAATTTTCAATCCAATTACTGTACACTTGGTATCGCAATTTGCTTCGTAATCCCATGTACCGTTGGTGGGTAATTTTAGGAACATTAGTTTATATACTCAGCCCTATAGATATTGCTCCTGACTTTATACCTATTCTCGGTCAAATTGATGATGTTTTACTTTTGTCCGTGCTATTTTCTGAAGTGTCTGCATTAGCTCTCGGTGCTTGGAAGGCTGGTCGGGGTTCTGAGGAACCTAGCTCTGAAACTGTTGATGTTGATGCGGTGTCGGTTGAGTAA
- a CDS encoding HEPN domain-containing protein yields MNQSILAHRQKIDNLFKKVACFTEPEIQSEWSKYLCILISGFIEESLRVLLEEYCKDKASPNIQKFVTKQIEFTTNCNTRRITEILGKFSETWQREFTNQIDDEIKNSIDSVVTNRNTIAHGRSVGMTYNSVFNWYKNVKKAVKILEEIIK; encoded by the coding sequence ATGAATCAATCTATATTAGCTCATCGTCAGAAAATAGATAATCTATTTAAAAAAGTTGCTTGTTTTACAGAACCAGAGATTCAAAGTGAATGGTCTAAATATCTATGTATCTTGATATCAGGATTCATTGAGGAATCTTTGAGGGTTTTATTAGAAGAATATTGTAAAGACAAAGCCTCACCAAATATTCAAAAATTTGTGACAAAACAGATAGAATTTACAACAAATTGTAACACACGTAGAATTACCGAAATATTAGGCAAATTTAGCGAAACTTGGCAAAGGGAATTCACTAACCAAATTGATGATGAAATAAAAAACTCTATAGATAGTGTGGTGACTAATCGTAATACAATAGCTCATGGTAGAAGTGTCGGTATGACCTACAATAGTGTATTTAATTGGTACAAGAATGTCAAAAAGGCTGTAAAAATTTTGGAAGAAATCATAAAGTAA